Proteins co-encoded in one Nonlabens agnitus genomic window:
- a CDS encoding DUF3667 domain-containing protein, with product MERECKNCGHMLYVGHTHCASCGAKWIQNRITMRNVASDFSDMYLGLDTKFGHTFIDLFRKPEAVINGYINGRRVYYMDAVRYLLVALFITGIYVFVLKQTNIMEDYMDIAGMADSPAFAQYSPEQLERQKSFSSTAMDYQGVILLLTIPLLALVGRITFWGKQYYNFTEQVVFYLYNYAHMVIATTPISILLIYVSPQVFFYWSFLGYLFLLWQSAYSYQRCFQLDLQQIILRSLISIVVFVFLFIISIIVILLLIIAATFIAVKLGYDVESFLASNFGT from the coding sequence ATGGAACGAGAATGTAAGAATTGCGGTCACATGCTATATGTGGGACACACACACTGCGCTAGCTGTGGTGCCAAATGGATCCAGAACAGAATCACCATGCGCAATGTCGCTTCTGATTTTAGCGATATGTACTTGGGCCTCGATACGAAGTTTGGACATACGTTTATAGATTTATTCAGAAAACCAGAAGCCGTTATCAACGGATACATCAACGGTCGACGTGTCTATTATATGGATGCCGTTAGGTATTTATTAGTCGCCTTATTCATCACTGGTATCTATGTATTTGTTCTCAAACAAACCAATATCATGGAGGACTACATGGATATTGCCGGTATGGCAGACTCTCCTGCATTTGCTCAATACAGTCCTGAACAGCTTGAAAGACAAAAATCCTTTAGTTCTACAGCAATGGATTATCAAGGTGTTATATTACTACTTACTATTCCACTACTTGCTTTAGTAGGGCGCATCACCTTCTGGGGTAAGCAATACTATAATTTTACAGAGCAGGTGGTCTTTTACTTGTACAATTATGCGCACATGGTGATCGCGACAACTCCCATCAGTATTTTGCTTATCTATGTTTCACCGCAAGTCTTTTTCTATTGGTCTTTTTTGGGCTATCTATTTTTACTTTGGCAAAGTGCTTATTCTTACCAGAGATGCTTTCAACTGGATCTACAGCAAATTATTTTAAGAAGTCTTATTTCTATAGTAGTGTTTGTTTTCCTTTTCATTATCTCTATAATAGTCATACTGTTACTTATCATAGCAGCAACATTTATAGCAGTAAAATTAGGTTATGATGTAGAAAGTTTTCTTGCAAGTAATTTTGGCACCTAA
- a CDS encoding LytR/AlgR family response regulator transcription factor — MINVVIIDDEVNARMFLANLLEKELGAKLHLVESCSSVQEGVRAIKNNKVDLVFLDIQMPEEDGFQLMQYFDEINFEVIFVTAYDRYAIRAFECSALHYLLKPLDPEKVGQAITRFQKTREHKQAILEKFDVFTDYLDNKRSKERIVFNTPTGFEVVVLKDILHVEAAGNYCQFYFQNKAKKLVTSSMKAIEECLPEKDFCRVHNSYIINLNEVRSFVNADKEVKLRDGTLVKVSERKLAYFKNRISEMA, encoded by the coding sequence ATGATTAATGTGGTAATTATCGATGATGAGGTAAACGCAAGAATGTTTCTTGCCAACCTTCTAGAAAAGGAGCTGGGCGCAAAACTGCACCTGGTGGAAAGCTGTAGCTCTGTCCAAGAAGGAGTCCGGGCCATCAAGAATAATAAAGTGGATCTCGTTTTTCTGGATATACAAATGCCAGAAGAAGATGGTTTCCAGCTCATGCAGTATTTTGACGAGATAAATTTTGAGGTCATTTTTGTGACGGCCTATGATCGCTATGCTATCAGAGCCTTTGAATGCAGCGCATTACATTATTTACTCAAGCCGCTAGATCCAGAAAAGGTAGGCCAAGCCATCACCAGATTTCAAAAAACACGTGAGCACAAACAAGCTATTCTAGAGAAATTTGATGTCTTTACAGATTATCTGGATAATAAGCGAAGTAAGGAACGGATCGTATTCAATACGCCTACAGGATTTGAAGTGGTGGTGCTCAAGGATATTTTACATGTGGAGGCAGCCGGAAATTATTGCCAGTTCTATTTTCAAAACAAGGCTAAAAAACTCGTGACTAGTTCCATGAAGGCTATTGAAGAGTGTCTTCCAGAAAAGGATTTTTGCCGCGTGCATAATTCATATATCATCAATCTAAACGAAGTGCGATCTTTTGTAAATGCAGATAAAGAGGTGAAGTTGCGAGATGGTACGTTAGTGAAAGTATCAGAACGTAAACTGGCTTATTTCAAAAACCGCATTAGTGAAATGGCATAA
- the cdaA gene encoding diadenylate cyclase CdaA, with translation MELPEFRIIDLVDILLFAALIFYLYRLVKGTAAINIFIGIVIIYLIYEVTLFLKMEMLSRALGAFTGAGVFALIVVFQQELRRFLLMLGSTQFTSKRRFLRQLRFFKEDIDSNSGVVDEIVTACKRMSATKTGALIAIKRDGSLDFLKNSGDTMDIVVNAPIIQSIFYKNSTLHDGAMIIEGNKITATRVILPVSDNRKIPQRFGLRHRAALGLTERSNAMAIIVSEETGQVSLVMDGAFESYEDMDDLADKIKTHLD, from the coding sequence ATGGAGTTACCAGAATTTAGAATCATCGACCTTGTGGATATCTTGCTTTTTGCAGCATTGATATTCTACTTGTATAGACTGGTAAAGGGCACCGCGGCGATCAACATCTTCATAGGGATCGTGATCATCTATTTGATCTATGAGGTCACGCTGTTCTTGAAAATGGAAATGTTGTCCAGAGCGTTGGGCGCTTTTACAGGTGCTGGCGTTTTTGCCTTGATCGTGGTGTTCCAGCAAGAATTGAGGCGTTTTTTACTTATGCTGGGCTCCACCCAATTCACTTCTAAAAGAAGGTTTCTAAGACAGCTGCGTTTTTTTAAGGAAGACATAGACTCCAACAGCGGCGTGGTCGATGAAATTGTGACTGCCTGCAAACGTATGAGCGCCACTAAAACAGGTGCCCTGATTGCCATCAAACGCGATGGCTCGCTGGATTTTCTTAAAAATTCTGGAGACACCATGGACATTGTTGTGAATGCACCCATCATCCAAAGCATTTTCTATAAAAACAGTACGTTACACGATGGAGCGATGATCATAGAAGGCAATAAGATTACCGCCACACGAGTCATTTTACCCGTTTCTGACAATAGAAAAATCCCGCAGCGATTTGGCTTGCGTCACCGTGCAGCTTTAGGACTGACCGAACGCAGTAACGCCATGGCGATTATCGTGAGTGAAGAAACCGGACAGGTTTCTCTGGTTATGGATGGAGCCTTTGAAAGTTATGAAGATATGGACGATCTAGCAGACAAGATCAAAACACATCTGGACTAA
- a CDS encoding metallophosphoesterase family protein, with translation MKILLLSDTHSHYDAFMEKYILQADEVWHAGDIGNLEVTDKIAALKPLKAVYGNIDDDKARTQFPLHNRFECEGMDVWITHIGGYPGRYNPNIRQEIYSNPPDVFICGHSHILKVINDKKIDCLHMNPGAIGIHGFHKKRTMLRFKITAGKISNLEVIEKDR, from the coding sequence ATGAAAATTCTACTCCTTTCAGATACACACAGTCATTACGATGCCTTTATGGAAAAATATATCCTGCAGGCTGACGAAGTCTGGCATGCCGGAGATATTGGCAATCTAGAAGTGACTGATAAGATAGCTGCTCTCAAACCTTTAAAAGCCGTATATGGAAATATTGATGACGATAAGGCAAGAACCCAATTTCCTTTGCATAATCGATTTGAATGCGAAGGAATGGATGTGTGGATCACCCACATAGGCGGCTATCCTGGACGGTACAATCCCAACATCAGACAGGAAATCTATAGCAACCCGCCAGATGTGTTTATTTGCGGGCACAGCCACATTCTCAAGGTAATCAATGATAAAAAGATCGATTGCCTACACATGAATCCAGGCGCTATAGGCATTCATGGCTTCCATAAAAAACGAACCATGCTCAGGTTTAAGATTACTGCTGGGAAGATTTCAAATTTGGAGGTTATTGAAAAGGATCGGTAA
- a CDS encoding ABC transporter ATP-binding protein translates to MASTTGNAFDLSLFKRLLSYTKPYRLTTIFVGVSAILIAVVALGMPYLIKVSIDQHIIPQEFEGFDTVIYMMIGVLMADVLLQLSFIFYANWLGQQVIRDLRTKLFDHMMGFKMKYFDTSAVGKLVTRAVSDIETIASIFSEGLFVIISDLLKMIVVLGFMAFSSWQLTLIALIVMPFILYATRLFQKAMKIAFEEVRNQVSNLNSFVQERVTGMKIVQIFNREKVEYQHFKEINDKHRKAWIKTVWYNSIFFPIAEMSSSIVIGLIVYIGVIMNIGSEFRLVEIGTIVMFIDLSQKLFRPLRQIADKFNTLQMGMVAANRVFKILDTDSRIEDNGTLIASNLKGDIEFKNVDFGYVENELVLKNLSFKVNAGQTVAIVGATGAGKSTIINLLSRFYEINAGEIVVDSASAKAYQLESLRAQIAVVLQDVFLFADTILNNITLKDESITEEDVITAAKKIGVHEFINSLPNGYHYNVKERGVMLSSGQRQLIAFLRAYVSNPSILVLDEATSSVDAYSEQLIQDATDIITKDRTSIVIAHRLATIKKADKIIVMDAGEIVEMGTHHELLQKEGGYYKNLYEVQFLQQEVA, encoded by the coding sequence ATGGCATCAACTACAGGTAATGCATTTGACCTGTCGCTCTTTAAGCGACTTTTATCCTATACTAAGCCTTATAGGCTTACCACCATTTTTGTAGGCGTAAGCGCGATACTCATCGCGGTCGTGGCTCTAGGGATGCCCTATCTTATCAAGGTATCCATTGATCAACACATCATACCACAAGAATTTGAAGGTTTTGATACTGTCATTTATATGATGATAGGTGTCCTGATGGCAGACGTTCTACTACAACTTAGCTTTATCTTTTATGCCAACTGGTTGGGACAGCAAGTGATACGCGACTTGAGAACCAAGTTGTTTGACCACATGATGGGCTTCAAAATGAAGTATTTTGATACCAGCGCCGTTGGTAAATTGGTCACCAGAGCGGTAAGTGATATAGAAACCATAGCCAGTATATTTTCAGAAGGCTTGTTCGTGATTATTTCTGACCTGCTTAAAATGATTGTAGTCCTAGGATTTATGGCGTTTTCCAGCTGGCAACTCACACTTATTGCGCTTATCGTTATGCCGTTTATTCTTTACGCTACTAGGTTGTTCCAAAAAGCGATGAAAATCGCCTTTGAAGAGGTGCGTAACCAGGTAAGTAATTTAAATTCCTTTGTACAGGAGCGCGTGACAGGAATGAAAATCGTCCAGATTTTCAATCGCGAGAAGGTAGAGTACCAGCACTTCAAAGAGATTAATGACAAGCACCGCAAGGCCTGGATCAAAACCGTGTGGTACAACAGTATCTTTTTCCCTATTGCAGAGATGTCTTCCAGCATCGTGATAGGTCTCATCGTGTACATAGGCGTCATCATGAATATAGGGTCAGAATTCAGACTGGTGGAAATAGGTACCATCGTCATGTTCATTGACCTTTCCCAAAAGCTTTTTAGACCACTGCGACAAATTGCAGACAAATTCAATACCCTACAAATGGGTATGGTGGCGGCTAACCGCGTGTTCAAGATACTCGATACCGATTCTAGGATTGAGGATAATGGCACCTTGATCGCCTCCAATCTTAAAGGTGACATTGAGTTCAAGAATGTAGATTTCGGTTATGTTGAGAATGAATTGGTGCTCAAAAACCTTAGTTTTAAAGTGAATGCCGGTCAAACGGTGGCCATAGTAGGTGCTACCGGCGCAGGAAAATCTACGATCATCAATTTGCTTTCCAGATTCTATGAGATCAATGCAGGAGAGATTGTGGTGGATTCCGCTTCCGCGAAAGCGTACCAATTAGAATCATTGCGGGCTCAAATTGCCGTGGTGCTTCAAGATGTTTTCTTGTTTGCAGACACCATTCTAAACAACATCACTTTAAAGGACGAAAGCATCACCGAAGAGGACGTGATCACTGCCGCCAAAAAAATTGGCGTACACGAGTTCATCAATTCATTGCCTAATGGGTACCATTACAATGTGAAGGAACGTGGCGTGATGTTAAGTTCTGGACAGCGACAATTGATTGCCTTTTTGAGGGCCTACGTTTCCAATCCCAGTATTTTGGTACTTGATGAGGCCACCAGCTCTGTGGATGCCTACAGCGAGCAATTGATCCAGGACGCTACTGATATCATTACAAAAGACCGCACGTCCATCGTCATCGCCCATAGGCTTGCCACGATCAAAAAAGCCGATAAGATCATCGTTATGGATGCAGGAGAAATTGTGGAAATGGGAACGCACCATGAACTGCTTCAAAAAGAAGGTGGTTATTACAAAAATCTTTATGAAGTACAGTTTCTACAGCAAGAAGTGGCTTAG
- the rpsT gene encoding 30S ribosomal protein S20: protein MANHKSALKRIRRNEAARVRNKYQHKTTRNAIKKLKETEDKSAAEKMFVEVTSMIDKLAKKNVIHWNKASNLKSKLAKHVASI from the coding sequence ATGGCAAATCACAAAAGTGCTTTAAAGAGAATTCGTAGAAATGAGGCTGCAAGAGTGCGTAACAAGTACCAGCACAAGACTACACGTAACGCTATCAAGAAATTGAAAGAGACTGAAGATAAATCTGCGGCAGAGAAAATGTTTGTAGAAGTAACTTCAATGATTGATAAGTTAGCTAAGAAAAACGTTATTCACTGGAATAAAGCAAGTAACCTTAAATCTAAATTAGCAAAGCACGTTGCTTCTATCTAG
- the rho gene encoding transcription termination factor Rho: MFQIADLKSKKLPELQEIAQGLNVPKFRTMRKLDLVYKILDLQAANPDVVKKLDTDDNSTPESPKQDAPKERKPRPAPKKREPKERKAKNQNDSNDKSSDQNDADSKNDKANNKPNPRQVKSKDSTNKPNPRQNKPRDNKDSDNRNDKNGNDNRNDNRRDNKNDKDGNDNRNDNRRNDHNDKDGNDNRNPRQKNQRNNNQNNVPKGNKDNRNRYRDPEFEFDGIIESEGVLDMMPDGYGFLRSSDYNYLASPDDIYVSQSQVRLFGLKTGDTVLGMVRPPKEGEKYFPLIKISQINGLDPSVVRDRVSFEHLTPLFPDEKFNLAERRASVSTRVMDLFAPIGKGQRGMIVAQPKTGKTMLLKDIANAIAANHPEVYQLILLIDERPEEVTDMQRHVDGEVIASTFDKEAHDHVRVANIVLEKAKRMVECGHDVVILLDSITRLARAYNTVQPASGKVLSGGVDANALHKPKRFFGAARNIEGGGSLSIIATALTETGSKMDEVIFEEFKGTGNMELQLDRNISNRRIFPAIDLTSSSTRRDDLLLDKDTVQRMWIMRKYLADMNPVEAMEFMSQRIKQTRNNEEFLATMND, encoded by the coding sequence ATGTTTCAAATAGCTGATTTAAAATCAAAGAAACTTCCTGAACTACAGGAAATTGCTCAAGGATTGAACGTTCCAAAATTTCGCACAATGCGCAAATTGGACCTAGTCTACAAAATCCTTGACCTACAGGCCGCTAATCCAGATGTGGTGAAAAAATTAGATACTGACGATAATTCAACGCCAGAATCTCCTAAGCAAGACGCACCTAAAGAACGTAAACCTAGACCAGCGCCCAAAAAGCGTGAACCTAAAGAGCGTAAGGCAAAAAATCAAAATGACTCAAACGATAAGTCGTCTGATCAAAACGATGCCGATTCCAAAAACGACAAGGCCAATAACAAGCCTAATCCACGTCAAGTAAAAAGCAAGGATTCTACCAACAAACCGAATCCTAGACAAAATAAACCACGCGACAACAAGGATTCTGATAACAGAAACGACAAGAACGGTAATGACAACCGTAACGATAACCGTCGTGACAACAAGAATGATAAGGACGGCAATGATAATCGCAATGATAATCGTCGTAACGATCATAATGATAAGGATGGCAACGACAACCGCAATCCACGTCAAAAGAACCAACGCAACAACAACCAAAACAATGTGCCTAAAGGCAATAAGGATAACCGTAATCGCTACCGCGATCCAGAATTTGAATTTGATGGAATCATCGAGAGTGAAGGTGTTCTAGACATGATGCCAGATGGTTATGGTTTCTTGCGCAGTAGTGACTACAATTACTTAGCATCTCCAGATGATATCTATGTATCTCAATCGCAAGTACGATTGTTTGGGCTGAAGACTGGTGATACGGTACTAGGAATGGTACGTCCACCTAAAGAAGGTGAAAAGTATTTCCCACTCATCAAGATCTCACAAATCAACGGTCTAGACCCAAGTGTGGTGCGTGATCGTGTTTCTTTTGAGCACTTGACACCATTGTTCCCAGATGAGAAATTCAACCTGGCAGAGCGACGCGCAAGCGTCTCCACAAGAGTAATGGATCTGTTTGCACCGATAGGTAAAGGACAGCGTGGTATGATCGTGGCACAACCTAAAACGGGTAAAACGATGCTATTAAAAGACATCGCTAATGCTATCGCTGCCAACCATCCTGAAGTGTATCAATTGATCCTTTTGATTGATGAACGTCCAGAAGAAGTAACCGACATGCAACGTCACGTTGACGGTGAAGTGATCGCCTCTACTTTTGATAAAGAAGCTCATGACCACGTACGTGTGGCTAACATCGTTCTTGAAAAGGCAAAACGCATGGTAGAATGTGGACATGATGTCGTGATCCTATTGGACTCCATCACGCGTCTTGCAAGAGCTTACAATACGGTACAACCAGCTAGTGGTAAAGTACTCTCTGGTGGTGTGGATGCTAATGCATTGCATAAACCTAAGAGATTCTTTGGTGCGGCTCGTAACATAGAAGGTGGTGGATCACTATCGATTATCGCTACAGCATTGACAGAGACTGGTTCTAAAATGGACGAGGTAATCTTTGAAGAATTTAAGGGAACCGGTAATATGGAGCTGCAACTGGATCGCAACATTTCCAACCGTCGCATCTTCCCAGCCATTGACCTTACTTCATCCTCGACACGTCGTGATGACCTATTACTCGATAAAGACACAGTACAACGCATGTGGATCATGAGAAAATACCTGGCCGATATGAATCCTGTAGAAGCTATGGAATTCATGTCTCAACGTATCAAGCAAACTCGTAACAATGAGGAGTTTCTTGCGACCATGAACGACTAG
- a CDS encoding DUF4293 domain-containing protein gives MIQRIQTIWLILAAACSGGLIFLVSLWIDGEGNEVVAMDENSYFGAFVASAIISIFAIFLYKNRKLQTVINRLNIMLNFILLGVFVYRALTMSGATAVAEKGIGMFIPILSIVLLVLANRAIRKDEQLVKSVDRLR, from the coding sequence ATGATACAAAGAATACAGACCATATGGTTGATCCTTGCCGCTGCTTGTAGTGGTGGTTTGATATTTCTGGTAAGCCTATGGATTGATGGTGAGGGAAATGAAGTTGTGGCGATGGATGAAAATTCCTATTTTGGTGCCTTTGTGGCAAGTGCCATAATTTCGATCTTTGCTATTTTCTTGTATAAGAATAGAAAGCTACAAACCGTGATCAACCGTTTGAACATAATGTTGAATTTCATTTTGCTAGGAGTTTTCGTATATCGAGCCCTAACGATGTCTGGAGCGACGGCGGTTGCAGAGAAAGGCATTGGGATGTTCATTCCTATCCTATCTATCGTTTTACTGGTCCTTGCAAATAGGGCTATAAGAAAGGATGAACAACTCGTAAAATCTGTGGATCGACTACGATAA
- a CDS encoding histidine kinase has translation MITLYNDALRIGSITIDANQFKKWQVEYVESNPNDLPKYEDYFYELRYDTPATDIVFYSIKENGGTIWVNTSIGMYHFDGSGALINYMPVHALEFNFTADGQLIEPNFYHGTRVYHSVSPIRYTYYDESKSMENPRFVVGNFQNGNKTYLTSIFNGLYVYEDGQFISLAENNIWNEKRLRFITRLNDGRKAVTNEDGDVFIINDDSTFKASQIHRDPSHGKTITFLSSYKDFIILGTSQGIVFHNGDREIFMNQEQGVDSKIYNGFVNDGILHLASDHGSYSIQLDAVLNQKNRVDHIGLQSLMINGTEINAAEMINGKINLNHDQNSLDLQLSTNNHPFPGKLKYSYRLYESNSWIELPENKLTLPFLDSGDYQLFVQIDDASTGYKMDQKILEFHIAKPFYKSNLFLAVIFLVSMVILIVYFRFKRKRAYQKALEKESVTKRIEEVKMEALLSQMNPHFIFNSLNSVQYFISNNENDRAMKYLGTFSDLIRSNLHNTERPLNTLEDEIAYLKRYIDLENARFSDRIEVTFIVDPELSLTQTHIPTMILQPFVENAFIHAFPSRIESPQIRIEFAVINSQTYQCTITDNGIGDASFHNNKHHVSKGTQLVRERLSFLGYDPEKSLQISYSQHGTLVRLELER, from the coding sequence ATGATTACCCTATACAATGATGCGTTGCGAATAGGCAGCATTACTATTGACGCTAACCAATTCAAAAAATGGCAAGTAGAATATGTTGAGAGCAATCCTAATGATCTGCCTAAATACGAGGATTACTTTTATGAATTAAGGTACGATACTCCTGCAACGGACATTGTTTTCTATAGCATCAAAGAAAACGGTGGTACTATTTGGGTAAACACTTCTATCGGTATGTATCATTTTGATGGGTCTGGAGCACTCATCAACTATATGCCTGTTCACGCTTTGGAATTCAATTTTACAGCAGATGGCCAATTGATAGAGCCTAATTTTTATCATGGCACGCGGGTTTATCATAGTGTTTCTCCCATACGTTACACGTACTACGATGAGTCCAAATCTATGGAGAACCCTAGGTTTGTGGTTGGCAACTTTCAAAATGGGAATAAAACCTATCTCACTTCTATATTCAATGGTTTATATGTCTATGAAGATGGACAGTTTATCTCATTAGCAGAAAACAATATTTGGAACGAGAAACGATTAAGGTTCATTACTCGACTAAACGACGGTAGGAAAGCGGTCACCAATGAAGACGGTGATGTATTTATTATCAATGACGACTCAACATTTAAAGCAAGCCAGATCCATCGTGATCCATCACATGGTAAAACCATCACCTTTCTTTCTTCCTACAAGGATTTCATCATTCTGGGCACATCACAAGGAATAGTATTTCACAATGGTGATCGTGAGATATTTATGAATCAGGAGCAAGGAGTCGATTCTAAAATCTACAATGGTTTTGTAAATGATGGCATATTGCATCTAGCAAGTGATCACGGTAGCTATTCTATACAACTGGATGCAGTTCTCAATCAGAAAAATAGGGTAGACCACATAGGCCTGCAATCTTTGATGATCAATGGTACAGAGATCAACGCAGCTGAAATGATCAACGGTAAAATCAATTTGAATCATGATCAGAATTCGCTAGATCTTCAATTGAGTACCAACAACCATCCGTTCCCGGGAAAACTGAAATATAGTTACCGATTATATGAGAGCAATTCGTGGATAGAATTACCAGAGAATAAACTTACGTTGCCTTTTTTGGATTCTGGCGATTATCAATTATTTGTCCAGATCGATGATGCTTCAACGGGTTACAAAATGGATCAGAAAATCCTAGAGTTTCATATCGCAAAGCCATTTTACAAAAGCAATCTGTTTCTAGCAGTGATCTTTTTAGTGTCTATGGTGATTTTGATAGTTTATTTTCGCTTTAAGCGAAAACGTGCTTATCAAAAAGCTCTAGAAAAGGAGTCTGTCACTAAGAGAATTGAAGAAGTTAAAATGGAGGCGTTGTTATCTCAAATGAACCCACATTTCATCTTTAATTCACTCAACTCTGTCCAGTATTTTATTAGTAATAATGAGAATGATCGGGCCATGAAATACCTGGGCACATTTTCAGATTTGATCAGGTCCAATTTGCACAACACAGAACGGCCCTTGAATACGTTAGAGGATGAGATCGCGTATTTAAAGAGATACATAGATCTTGAAAATGCCAGATTCTCAGACCGTATTGAGGTTACATTCATTGTTGATCCTGAGCTGTCGTTGACACAAACGCATATACCAACAATGATCTTGCAACCTTTTGTTGAAAATGCGTTTATTCACGCCTTTCCCTCGCGCATAGAATCACCGCAAATAAGAATAGAATTTGCCGTCATCAACTCGCAGACCTATCAATGCACGATCACAGATAACGGAATAGGTGACGCCAGTTTCCATAATAACAAGCATCACGTTTCCAAGGGCACGCAACTGGTTCGGGAACGATTATCTTTTTTGGGTTATGATCCAGAAAAGTCTCTACAGATAAGCTATTCACAACATGGAACTCTGGTAAGGCTCGAATTAGAGCGATAG
- a CDS encoding two-component regulator propeller domain-containing protein, with protein sequence MKWHNLLCCLLVSLVGFTQQYPSTQFSDRDILPNNTVRTLFIAKDGALWIGTDNGLVRKFNDQVDSYFKEDGLTQNNIWAINQDDYGNIWIGSYGKGLFTLRTTKFFPTLIMINYQIKRLPSYLFTMNGCT encoded by the coding sequence GTGAAATGGCATAATTTACTCTGTTGCCTGCTGGTTTCTTTAGTTGGTTTTACGCAACAATATCCATCTACTCAATTTTCTGATCGCGACATCCTACCTAACAATACGGTGCGCACTCTATTTATTGCCAAGGATGGCGCATTATGGATAGGAACTGATAACGGTCTGGTCAGGAAATTTAACGATCAGGTAGATTCCTATTTCAAGGAAGATGGCCTTACCCAGAATAATATCTGGGCAATTAATCAAGATGATTATGGGAATATCTGGATAGGCAGCTATGGTAAAGGGTTATTTACTTTAAGGACAACAAAATTCTTCCCTACGCTCATAATGATCAATTACCAGATCAAGAGGTTACCCAGCTATTTATTCACGATGAATGGTTGTACGTAG
- the truA gene encoding tRNA pseudouridine(38-40) synthase TruA codes for MQKQRYFIELAYDGTAYHGWQRQPQSISVQEVLEDGLSKMLRAKTYVTGAGRTDTGVHATQMFAHFDLEGELDPIQLTYRLNRWFPKDISVFEIKKVTDKAHARFSATHRSYEYRFHLRPDPFKNKSRYILYRIPDIALMQKAADILLDYTDFECFSRTNTDVKTYLCDISEARFEQNGFELIFHITANRFLRNMVRAVVGTLLEVGYRKLEVEDMHRILKSKDRGKAGASAPAQGLYLTRVRYPQEIWIDE; via the coding sequence ATGCAAAAACAGCGCTATTTTATTGAGCTTGCCTATGACGGTACGGCCTATCATGGCTGGCAGCGACAACCGCAAAGTATTTCCGTGCAAGAAGTGCTGGAAGATGGCTTGTCAAAAATGCTGCGAGCGAAAACCTATGTCACTGGAGCGGGCAGAACCGATACGGGAGTTCATGCGACCCAAATGTTTGCGCATTTTGATTTGGAAGGTGAATTGGATCCCATTCAATTGACGTATCGTCTCAATCGCTGGTTCCCTAAGGATATTAGTGTCTTTGAAATAAAAAAAGTGACCGACAAAGCGCATGCGAGATTTAGTGCAACACATCGGTCTTACGAATACCGCTTTCATCTTAGACCAGACCCTTTTAAAAACAAATCAAGGTATATCTTATATAGAATACCTGATATAGCACTCATGCAAAAAGCAGCAGACATTCTATTGGACTATACTGATTTTGAATGCTTCTCGAGAACGAACACAGACGTAAAGACCTATCTTTGTGACATCAGTGAGGCGCGCTTTGAACAAAATGGTTTTGAACTAATTTTTCACATCACCGCTAATCGTTTTCTTAGAAATATGGTCAGAGCAGTGGTAGGCACTTTGTTGGAAGTAGGCTACCGGAAATTGGAAGTTGAAGATATGCATCGCATTCTCAAATCGAAAGATAGAGGCAAAGCTGGCGCCAGTGCACCGGCTCAAGGTTTATATCTTACCAGAGTGCGCTATCCTCAAGAAATTTGGATCGATGAGTAA